A single window of Streptomyces xanthii DNA harbors:
- a CDS encoding LLM class F420-dependent oxidoreductase gives MDLRIFTEPQQGATYDTLLTVAKATEDLGFDAFFRSDHYLRMGSSDGLPGPTDAWITLAGLARETRRIRLGTLMTAGTFRLPGVLAIQVAQVDQMSGGRVELGLGAGWFEEEHKAYGIPFPKEKFDRLEEQLAIVTGLWGTEVGATFTHDGTYYQLVDSPALPKPAQAKVPVLIGGHGAKRTPRLAARYADEFNIPFASVEDSERQFGRVRAAAEQAGRRGDDLVYSNALVVCVGRDEAEIKQRAAAIGRDVDDLRANGLAGSPAEVVDKIGRYGAIGSSRIYLQVLDLDDLDHLELISAQVQSQL, from the coding sequence ATGGATCTTCGCATCTTCACGGAGCCCCAGCAGGGGGCGACCTATGACACGTTGCTGACCGTCGCGAAGGCGACCGAGGACCTCGGCTTCGACGCCTTCTTCCGCTCCGACCATTACTTGCGCATGGGCTCGTCCGACGGGCTGCCCGGTCCCACCGACGCCTGGATCACCCTGGCCGGCCTCGCCCGGGAGACCCGGCGCATCCGCCTCGGCACCCTGATGACGGCGGGCACCTTCCGGCTGCCCGGTGTCCTCGCCATCCAGGTGGCCCAGGTCGACCAGATGTCGGGCGGCCGGGTCGAACTTGGCCTGGGCGCCGGCTGGTTCGAGGAGGAGCACAAGGCGTACGGGATCCCGTTCCCCAAGGAGAAGTTCGACCGGCTGGAGGAGCAGCTGGCCATTGTCACCGGGCTGTGGGGCACCGAGGTCGGCGCCACGTTCACCCACGACGGCACCTACTACCAGCTCGTCGACTCCCCGGCGCTGCCCAAGCCGGCGCAGGCCAAGGTGCCGGTGCTGATCGGTGGGCACGGGGCGAAGCGGACGCCCCGGCTGGCGGCGCGGTACGCGGACGAGTTCAACATCCCGTTCGCGTCCGTCGAGGACAGTGAGCGGCAGTTCGGCCGGGTCCGGGCGGCGGCCGAGCAGGCCGGCCGCCGCGGCGACGACCTGGTGTACTCCAACGCGCTGGTGGTCTGCGTCGGCCGGGACGAGGCGGAGATCAAGCAGCGGGCGGCGGCCATCGGCCGGGACGTCGACGACCTGCGGGCGAACGGGCTGGCCGGCTCGCCGGCGGAGGTCGTCGACAAGATCGGCCGCTACGGGGCGATCGGGTCGAGCAGGATCTACCTCCAGGTCCTGGACCTGGACGACCTGGACCACCTGGAGCTGATCTCCGCACAGGTCCAGTCGCAGCTGTAG
- a CDS encoding DUF6099 family protein, translating to MEAVRLIGVGRRALAQSQDAPDIMREAWQAQALAQAVGSRLAMLGPAELRGDALSLSEAGARGSGGSAGPVVGAGGIRAAQLTELGDARGALLELGALLGDVGIALVGVASESFEEGAYWQCMEAIDAADESRDRVLEILRRLPERDDGRLTDRGRSRGGGPAPGSDSAA from the coding sequence ATGGAAGCGGTGCGGCTCATCGGGGTCGGCCGACGGGCCCTGGCACAGAGCCAGGACGCGCCGGACATCATGAGGGAGGCGTGGCAGGCACAGGCGCTGGCCCAGGCGGTCGGCAGCAGGCTGGCGATGCTAGGGCCCGCGGAATTACGGGGCGACGCGCTGAGCCTGAGCGAGGCGGGAGCGCGGGGCAGCGGCGGCTCCGCTGGACCGGTGGTCGGAGCGGGCGGCATACGAGCGGCACAGCTGACCGAACTGGGCGACGCGCGAGGGGCGTTGCTGGAGCTCGGCGCACTGCTCGGCGATGTGGGGATCGCGCTCGTCGGCGTGGCGAGCGAGTCCTTCGAGGAGGGGGCCTATTGGCAGTGCATGGAAGCGATCGACGCGGCGGACGAGTCCCGGGACCGGGTCCTGGAGATCCTGCGGCGCCTGCCCGAGCGGGACGACGGCAGACTCACCGACCGCGGCCGGAGCAGGGGCGGCGGTCCCGCACCGGGATCCGACTCGGCGGCCTGA
- a CDS encoding nucleotide pyrophosphohydrolase, with amino-acid sequence MQARLAAFAAARDWGPFHTPKNLASALSVEAAELVEIFQWLTPEQSARVMDDPDSAHRVRDEVADVLAYLLQLCEVLGIDALAALDAKIDRNESRFPAPGRDSVDRDPGRHSSES; translated from the coding sequence CTGCAGGCCCGGCTCGCCGCCTTCGCCGCCGCCCGCGACTGGGGCCCTTTCCACACGCCGAAGAACCTGGCCTCGGCGCTGAGCGTCGAGGCCGCCGAACTCGTCGAGATCTTCCAGTGGTTGACCCCCGAGCAGTCGGCCCGGGTCATGGACGACCCAGACTCGGCGCACCGGGTCCGCGACGAGGTCGCCGACGTGCTCGCGTATCTGCTGCAACTGTGCGAGGTCCTCGGGATCGACGCCCTCGCCGCGCTGGACGCGAAGATCGACCGCAACGAGTCGCGTTTTCCCGCGCCCGGCCGGGATTCCGTCGACCGCGACCCCGGTCGTCACTCTTCGGAGTCATAG
- a CDS encoding AAA family ATPase translates to MTVLQPGAPALPGPTPDRPYVTELRLSAFARHRGTTVPLNSFTVLTGPSGSGKTSVLRALDALARLGGGAHLDEVFPDPAACVPDQARPDAQHRRGFRIGCTVAGPVGPVRLDLAVQAEPELRIVGERLTGPGVTYLETALRDPGRRDVQAAWHTAGSVAVTRGPLPDDLLGTALLPLRVAGRTQGQRQVLAAAEQTVVGLRSLFACDPEPARMRAPVPVGDGMLLAGCDNLASVLRRTRSECAHRHALLVAAARAGLAGPVREVLAETGTDGLVRAVVGRESGPATPVGRLADGELRYLALALVLLTGPGVLDVDTVAEVPDAYQSLTVLADGLDRGLDPAQSRELAALAARMCARGHIRLVAAVGEGSAVVPEARTHGAAVVDLRP, encoded by the coding sequence ATGACCGTGCTTCAGCCGGGCGCGCCCGCCTTACCCGGCCCGACCCCGGACCGCCCGTACGTGACCGAGCTGCGGCTCTCGGCCTTCGCACGACACCGCGGCACCACCGTCCCCCTCAACTCCTTCACCGTACTGACCGGACCGAGCGGCAGCGGAAAGACCAGCGTGCTGCGGGCCCTCGACGCGCTCGCCCGCCTCGGCGGGGGAGCGCACCTCGACGAGGTCTTCCCCGACCCCGCCGCCTGCGTCCCCGACCAGGCCAGACCCGACGCCCAGCACCGCCGCGGATTCCGCATCGGCTGCACCGTCGCGGGACCGGTCGGACCCGTCCGGCTCGACCTCGCCGTGCAGGCCGAACCCGAACTCCGCATCGTCGGCGAACGCCTGACCGGTCCCGGCGTCACCTACCTGGAGACCGCCCTGCGCGACCCGGGCCGGCGCGACGTCCAGGCCGCCTGGCACACCGCCGGATCCGTCGCCGTCACCCGCGGCCCGCTCCCCGACGACCTGCTCGGCACCGCATTGCTCCCCCTGCGCGTCGCCGGCCGTACCCAGGGCCAGCGCCAGGTGCTGGCCGCCGCGGAACAGACCGTCGTCGGCCTGCGCTCCCTGTTCGCCTGCGACCCCGAACCTGCCCGGATGCGGGCCCCCGTCCCGGTCGGCGACGGCATGCTGCTCGCCGGCTGCGACAACCTCGCCTCGGTACTGCGGCGCACCCGTTCCGAGTGCGCCCACCGGCACGCCCTGCTCGTCGCCGCGGCCCGCGCCGGACTCGCGGGACCCGTACGGGAAGTGCTCGCCGAGACCGGCACCGACGGCCTCGTCCGCGCCGTCGTCGGCCGGGAGAGCGGCCCGGCCACGCCCGTCGGGCGCCTCGCCGACGGTGAACTGCGCTATCTGGCCCTGGCCTTGGTGCTGCTCACCGGCCCGGGGGTGCTGGACGTCGACACCGTGGCCGAGGTGCCGGACGCCTACCAGAGCCTGACCGTGCTCGCCGACGGCCTGGACCGGGGGCTCGACCCGGCCCAGAGCCGCGAACTGGCCGCGCTCGCCGCCCGCATGTGCGCCCGCGGCCACATCCGACTGGTCGCCGCGGTGGGGGAGGGGTCGGCCGTCGTCCCCGAGGCCCGGACGCACGGGGCGGCGGTGGTAGACCTGAGGCCGTGA
- a CDS encoding cell division protein SepF, with the protein MNSHDVTDEQWEGLAQVVPLRSRNEWPSAVDHRAMPEYETEPRRRFVVLRVNVFGDAREVAETVMSGIPVLLDLTGAEGEVAKRVLDFSSGVVLGLGCGMHRVDRNVFLLAPPGTEVQGLVAGASALG; encoded by the coding sequence TTGAACAGCCACGACGTCACTGACGAACAGTGGGAAGGGCTCGCTCAGGTCGTACCGCTGCGCAGCCGCAACGAATGGCCGTCCGCGGTCGACCACCGGGCGATGCCCGAGTACGAGACCGAGCCGCGCCGCCGCTTCGTCGTCCTGCGCGTCAACGTCTTCGGTGACGCCCGCGAGGTCGCCGAGACCGTCATGTCCGGCATCCCCGTCCTGCTCGACCTCACCGGCGCCGAGGGCGAAGTCGCCAAGCGCGTGCTGGACTTCAGCAGCGGGGTGGTCCTCGGCCTCGGCTGCGGCATGCACCGGGTCGACCGCAACGTGTTCCTGCTCGCCCCGCCCGGCACCGAGGTCCAGGGCCTGGTGGCCGGCGCGAGCGCGCTCGGCTGA
- a CDS encoding FtsX-like permease family protein codes for MLGLALRSVRQRPGRFVATLLSAFLGATIVMTFNSMHDTAAADGVDKISSDTLTTAASVVGGYGTLLVFFAIASTLTVNVRQRAEEIHLLRHTGATPAQIKRMVVGEAVTVALVATVLAVGPAALGGSLLLDAFKDSGQVAGSVHHTFGPIALLSGITVTLLASAGAAFLAVRRATKAADGAGQARRPGRARKAASWAALVVGALAVTSTFAMNATDAALMAAPAYGAILLSVGFALVSTDLLRAVLRRAEPLVTALTGASGYLTVRNLRQRAPQLSGVLMPLILFTGMATATLYMQAVENDAIKASGLTRSIEDKNLETLNLIVVGIIVVFACIMLINSLYAATAYRVREFGQQRLAGATPAQVLGGVAVEGIALTVTGVFFGTLAALAGLLPFTAVRTDGLLPHQGLGIWIAVVATATAATLVTSLATARRGLKVPAVQAVTLAA; via the coding sequence ATGCTCGGACTCGCCCTGCGCTCCGTACGCCAGCGCCCGGGCCGCTTCGTCGCCACACTTCTGTCCGCCTTCCTCGGCGCCACCATCGTCATGACGTTCAACTCGATGCACGACACCGCCGCCGCGGACGGCGTCGACAAGATCAGCTCCGACACCCTCACCACCGCCGCGAGCGTCGTCGGCGGCTACGGCACCCTGCTCGTCTTCTTCGCGATCGCGTCCACATTGACCGTCAACGTGCGTCAACGTGCCGAGGAGATCCACCTGTTGCGGCACACCGGCGCGACCCCCGCCCAGATCAAGCGCATGGTCGTCGGCGAAGCCGTCACCGTCGCACTCGTCGCCACCGTCCTCGCCGTCGGCCCCGCCGCGCTCGGCGGATCACTCCTGCTCGACGCCTTCAAGGACAGCGGCCAGGTCGCCGGCTCCGTCCACCACACCTTCGGCCCGATCGCCCTCCTGTCCGGCATCACGGTCACCCTGCTCGCCTCGGCGGGCGCCGCGTTCCTCGCCGTACGACGCGCCACGAAGGCCGCCGACGGCGCCGGTCAGGCCCGACGGCCCGGCCGCGCCCGCAAGGCCGCCTCCTGGGCGGCGCTCGTCGTCGGCGCCCTCGCGGTCACGAGCACCTTCGCGATGAACGCCACCGACGCCGCCCTCATGGCAGCCCCCGCCTACGGCGCGATCCTGCTCTCCGTCGGCTTCGCCCTCGTCTCCACCGACCTCCTGCGCGCCGTCCTCCGCCGCGCCGAACCCCTCGTCACCGCCCTCACCGGCGCGAGCGGCTACCTGACCGTACGGAACCTGCGACAGCGTGCCCCTCAACTCTCCGGCGTCCTCATGCCGTTGATCCTGTTCACCGGCATGGCCACCGCGACCCTGTACATGCAGGCCGTCGAGAACGACGCGATCAAGGCCTCGGGGCTCACCAGATCAATTGAGGACAAGAACCTCGAGACGCTCAACCTCATCGTGGTCGGCATCATCGTCGTCTTCGCCTGCATCATGCTGATCAACTCCCTGTACGCGGCGACGGCCTACCGCGTCCGCGAGTTCGGCCAGCAGCGCCTCGCCGGAGCCACACCCGCGCAAGTCCTCGGCGGCGTCGCCGTGGAAGGCATCGCCCTGACCGTCACCGGCGTGTTCTTCGGCACACTCGCCGCACTCGCCGGCCTCCTCCCGTTCACCGCGGTCCGCACCGACGGACTCCTCCCGCACCAGGGGCTCGGCATCTGGATCGCCGTGGTGGCCACGGCGACCGCGGCCACCCTGGTCACCAGCCTCGCCACCGCCCGGCGCGGCCTGAAGGTCCCCGCCGTGCAGGCCGTGACCCTCGCCGCGTGA
- a CDS encoding ABC transporter ATP-binding protein, with protein MRHHGRTPRHTAHAEALRLVRVTKSYGTDDGGADRVTALDDITLSLPAGTFTAVMGPSGSGKSTLLHCAAGLDRPDSGVVAVDGEEMSGGPGPARSEAALTRFRRTRVGFVFQQYNLLPTLTVAQNTILPLKLAGRRVDRQRVERVLTDVGLGDRLGHRPDQLSGGQRQRVAIARALVTEPSVIFADEPTGALDTRSARDVLRLLQEAVRLHGRTVVMVTHDPVAASYADTVQFLADGRLAGQLTAPTVDAVAERLAHLGDNIPMGV; from the coding sequence ATGCGACACCACGGACGGACACCCCGGCACACGGCCCACGCGGAAGCGCTGCGCCTGGTCCGGGTCACCAAGAGCTACGGCACGGACGACGGCGGCGCCGACCGCGTCACCGCCCTCGACGACATCACCCTCAGCCTGCCCGCAGGCACGTTCACCGCGGTCATGGGCCCCTCCGGCTCCGGCAAGTCCACACTGCTGCACTGCGCGGCCGGACTCGACCGGCCCGACAGCGGCGTCGTCGCCGTCGACGGCGAGGAGATGAGCGGCGGCCCCGGCCCCGCCCGCAGCGAGGCCGCGCTGACCCGCTTCCGCCGCACCCGCGTCGGCTTCGTGTTCCAGCAGTACAACCTGCTGCCCACCCTCACCGTCGCCCAGAACACGATCCTGCCGCTCAAGCTCGCGGGCCGCCGCGTCGACCGGCAACGCGTCGAGCGCGTCCTCACCGACGTCGGCCTCGGCGACCGGCTCGGGCACCGCCCCGACCAGCTCTCCGGCGGCCAGCGCCAACGCGTCGCCATCGCCCGCGCCCTGGTCACCGAACCCTCCGTGATCTTCGCCGACGAACCGACCGGGGCACTCGACACCCGCAGCGCCCGCGATGTCCTCCGCCTCCTCCAGGAGGCCGTCCGACTGCACGGCAGGACCGTCGTCATGGTCACCCACGACCCGGTCGCCGCCTCCTACGCGGACACCGTCCAGTTCCTCGCCGACGGCCGGCTCGCCGGACAACTCACCGCGCCCACGGTCGACGCGGTCGCCGAACGCCTAGCCCACCTCGGCGACAACATCCCGATGGGAGTGTGA